Genomic DNA from Anabaena sphaerica FACHB-251:
ATAGGTATTTTAACTCTGGCTGAAGTGACTCAAAGCTTAAAACAAATTGGTACTGGTAATGAACAAGCAATTACTGCCTTGGGAGAAATACTATTGTCAAATACAGTCGATAAATATAAGCTTGTGCAGGTAGCAGAAACCTTAAAGAACATCTTGGAAAACAATCAGTTTGCCAAATTAGTGATACAATTCAAACATTACTTGAATGATTCTCGGTTATTTGTAGCTTGTTACTCCGTCATCTACTATTGCTCCCAAAATATGCCCTATCCTGAATTTTATCAAGCTTGGCATCAGCCTCACTTTTATACTCGCTTAGTACAAACTGTAAAAAGTATTTTCCAAAAAGATTTAAACAAATATGCCTACAACCTTAAAAATTTAAAAATTTAGATTAAAAAATTACTCAAACCAATCTTCACCACCCGGTAATTGTGATAAATAATTATCAATCATCTTTGCTAACTCTTTAGGTTGATATTCATAAATTAACAACAAAAGATTTTCAGCAAAATCAATTAATTCTTTTCCTTGTAATCTTTGAGAAACTTGACTCGCTTTTAACGTCCCGCCCAAAATATCCGCACTAGCTGGACGAATTGCCATTTCTACTGCTTCTGCTAACAATTCTCGCCATTCATCAGAATTAATATAATAGGAT
This window encodes:
- a CDS encoding DUF29 family protein, which produces MTQELIDLRQSILEGRYDDALEIIDDLEEMSKQATLRKIEAFLVKLVIHLIKNQIEQRLTNSWIASISDSVIQIAKLNIKDNQKSYYINSDEWRELLAEAVEMAIRPASADILGGTLKASQVSQRLQGKELIDFAENLLLLIYEYQPKELAKMIDNYLSQLPGGEDWFE